Within Sorangiineae bacterium MSr11367, the genomic segment ACGTAGCTGGCGGACAGTACCGGGTGCTCGCGGTCGAACAACAAGAGCGTGTCGAGCGTGCGATCGGAACTGGCGTTGCGCGGGCGCCCGGCACCTCGGTTACTGTCGCTCACATGGACATCCTACACGTTCTCGGCTCGACATGGCACGCTGCTGCTGCACGGATGAACGTCATATTGGGAAGTTCGCCCGATGCAGGACGTGCTTGCATTCTTGAAATGCTTCGATGCCCCCAAAGCCATTGAGACGTCCCAATCCGCTCTGTTTGACGCCGCCCTCTTCGAATTGGTCGAGGATGACGCCATGGGTGTTGAACCACACGGTACCGGCGCGCAGCCTTCTCGAAATGCGGGCGGCGCGATCGATGTCGCGCGTGAAGACGCTCGCGGAGAGGCCGTAGGTGGTGGCGTTGGCGCGATGCACGGCCTCGTCTTCACTTTCGAACGATTCGAGCGTCAACACCGGACCGAAGACTTCTTCCTGCACGATGGGCGCGTGCACGTCGCTTATGGCCACAAGGCTTGGGCGGTAGAAGGCGCCTTTGGCGAGGTGGCCGAGGGCGGGCCCGCCGCGAACGATGACCTCGGCATAGGTCTCCGCCTTGCGCACGATGGCGTCGACGCGCGCGACGTTCGGGCGGTCGATGAGCGGGCCCATTTGGCTCGAAGGATCGCGGCTCGGCCCCACCACCCTCCCGGCGAGCGCAGCGGCCAATCGCTCGCGCACCTCGTCGTAACGGGACCGGTGGACCAGCACGCGGCTCGAAGCCATGCAGAATTGCCCGGCGAACAGCGTGCCGGCCGTGACGATCGTCGGAATGGCGGATTCGAGGTCGGCATCCTCGAGAAGCAGCGCCGGCGACTTGCCCCCGAGCTCGAGATTCAACCGCTTGAGGGTCTCGGCGCCGGATGCCATGATCTGCCGCCCGACGCGCGTGCTCCCCGTGTAGCTGATCACGTCGACTTCGGGCGCGCGAACGAGCCATTGTGCGCCGCCGCTCTCGCTTTCGATGAATCCGTTCACCACGCCGCGCGGCAAACTCGGTAGCGTCGACAAACCGCGAAAGAGCAGCCCGGTCGTGAGCGCCGTCTGCGCGGCCGCCTTGATGACCACCGTGCAGCCCGCGGCAAGCGCAGGTGCCAGCGAGCGCACGAGCAGGATCACGGGCGAGTTCCACGGAACGATGATACCCGCGACTCCGATGGGCTCGCGAATCATGGTCGAGTAGAAGCCCGGTTCAACGTCGGCTGCCCGTCCAAAATCGATTCGCGCAAGGGCGGCCGCATAACGAATTTTGGTCACCGAGTGGTCGACCTCCATGGCAGCCTCTCGGAGCAATTTGCCATTCTCACGCGAGAGGATCGCGATGAGAGGCTCGCGGTGGGCCACGAACCACGCGGCCATCTCGTCCAGCACCTGGGCGCGGAGCATGCGATCGCGCGACCATGACGTTTCGTCGAAGGTGCGGCGCGCGACAGCGATGGCCACGCGCGCCTCTTCGGTACCCGCGTCGTGGTACAGACCGAGCAACGTGTCGTCCGCCGGATCGTGCGATTCGCGTAGCGGCGCCTTTTCGAGGAATTCGCCATCGATCCAGGGCTTGGCGCGAAGTTCTTCCGCAAGCGTCGTCGACCCGCCGGCATTGTTCGTACTGCCTGTATTCATGTCAGTCTCTCCTAGTGGCTCGAAGTCATTCGATACGTATGAGTAAAATCCATCATTGGACGGCGGTGCCGCCGCCGGCGATCGTGTTGGCAGCGAAGAGTCGTGTAGGCAGCGTGATCTTCTTTGGCACGCTCTCACCGGCGAGGACTCTGAGCGCTGTCGCGATCGCCTCGGTACCGCCCGTGGGATACTGGAACGTTACGCTGAGGATACCATCCTTCACGTACGAAATGCCCTCTTGGGGAAGGGCATCGATGCCAACGAACTTCATCTGCTTCTCGCGCCCCACCTGCTTTGCCGCAAGATAGGCGCCGTGCGCGCCCGGATCATTGTGCGCGTAGACGACGTCGATCCGAGGATTCGTCGCCAGTGCGGATTCCATTTCCCTGCGTGCGTTCGGCTCGAGCCATTGCATGTCGGCGTCGAACACGACCTTGATGTCGGGGTGGTTCCTCAAGTCGAGCCCCTCGAGAAAGCCGCGATGGCGCTCTTGGGCGGGGACCGATGTCATGAGGCCTTTGAGCTCCACGACGGTGCCCTTTCCAGCGAGGGTCTCGGCGACCCACTTGCCAGCTTCCTGTCCGATCTTCACGTTGTCTGCGCCGATGAAGGTCGTGTACTCGTCCTTGAGAAGTGCCAGCGACAACACGATGACCGGAATGCCGGCGCGATGGGCCTTGGCGACCGGCTCGGTCAAAGGCGCGGACTCCTTGGGACTGATGAGGATGACGTCGACCCCCTGATCGACGAACTCCTCGAATTGGGAGCGCTGCACCATCGAGTCGTTCTGCGCATCTTTGAAGACGACTTTGAGCTGCGGTTGCTTCTCGGCGGCCTTGC encodes:
- a CDS encoding aldehyde dehydrogenase family protein, giving the protein MNTGSTNNAGGSTTLAEELRAKPWIDGEFLEKAPLRESHDPADDTLLGLYHDAGTEEARVAIAVARRTFDETSWSRDRMLRAQVLDEMAAWFVAHREPLIAILSRENGKLLREAAMEVDHSVTKIRYAAALARIDFGRAADVEPGFYSTMIREPIGVAGIIVPWNSPVILLVRSLAPALAAGCTVVIKAAAQTALTTGLLFRGLSTLPSLPRGVVNGFIESESGGAQWLVRAPEVDVISYTGSTRVGRQIMASGAETLKRLNLELGGKSPALLLEDADLESAIPTIVTAGTLFAGQFCMASSRVLVHRSRYDEVRERLAAALAGRVVGPSRDPSSQMGPLIDRPNVARVDAIVRKAETYAEVIVRGGPALGHLAKGAFYRPSLVAISDVHAPIVQEEVFGPVLTLESFESEDEAVHRANATTYGLSASVFTRDIDRAARISRRLRAGTVWFNTHGVILDQFEEGGVKQSGLGRLNGFGGIEAFQECKHVLHRANFPI
- a CDS encoding substrate-binding domain-containing protein gives rise to the protein MATLAFAGGAMAGCENKSPAPSGGSTTLAAYRPTTTMNAKKHKGTPEDPFVIGMSQCNLGEPWRAQMNDDVRKAAEKQPQLKVVFKDAQNDSMVQRSQFEEFVDQGVDVILISPKESAPLTEPVAKAHRAGIPVIVLSLALLKDEYTTFIGADNVKIGQEAGKWVAETLAGKGTVVELKGLMTSVPAQERHRGFLEGLDLRNHPDIKVVFDADMQWLEPNARREMESALATNPRIDVVYAHNDPGAHGAYLAAKQVGREKQMKFVGIDALPQEGISYVKDGILSVTFQYPTGGTEAIATALRVLAGESVPKKITLPTRLFAANTIAGGGTAVQ